A window of Pyrobaculum aerophilum str. IM2 contains these coding sequences:
- the purD gene encoding phosphoribosylamine--glycine ligase, which translates to MEKVLVIGDGAREHAIAWGLDKSGVKIYAFMGHLNPGIAKIVKKTGGFYRIGKITDRSEAVKVAEEASPDLIVIGPEEPLFAGVSDELRSRGFAVLGAPSRGAVVEQRKDVARYLQWKYRIPGRLIYDVFSDVAEAYAFAKAIGSVAIKPVRQAGGKGVRLVYGNAKYLEGSLDEVITKGAREAKEQLASYKDAPQLVLVEEGVWGVEYTVQVLTDGESVFPFPPVQDNPHAYELGLGPECGGMGTVSPLPFIEEEEFEEAVAAVKATVEAVYKEFGVKYVGVLSGQMMLTALGPVVIEYYSRFGDPEALNAIYLYDGDLYDLFIKTVTGKLHQAERRFKNVYTVVKAVAPVGYPLDKKTAAGRRFDVDWVLVEREGCHVFFGSAAPSERGGYETLGSRALEILAPGSTPEEAYQKAERCAAAVKGDGLYHRKDIGSPEYMREMARRAEMVRAVYKWRRQMGLSEERLVWEPGRGLIRYK; encoded by the coding sequence GTGGAGAAGGTCTTAGTGATTGGAGACGGGGCGAGAGAACACGCAATTGCGTGGGGTCTTGATAAAAGCGGAGTTAAGATATACGCCTTTATGGGGCACCTCAACCCCGGAATTGCGAAAATTGTGAAAAAGACAGGGGGGTTTTACAGAATTGGGAAAATCACCGACAGATCCGAGGCCGTTAAAGTCGCTGAGGAGGCGTCGCCGGATTTAATCGTCATAGGCCCCGAGGAGCCTCTATTTGCCGGCGTGTCTGACGAACTGCGCAGTAGGGGCTTCGCCGTGTTGGGAGCGCCTTCCCGCGGGGCCGTGGTGGAGCAGAGGAAAGACGTGGCGAGGTACTTACAGTGGAAATACCGCATACCGGGCAGGCTTATATACGACGTTTTTAGCGACGTGGCTGAGGCCTACGCCTTCGCCAAGGCCATTGGCTCTGTGGCGATAAAGCCTGTGAGGCAGGCCGGGGGCAAGGGAGTGAGGCTCGTGTACGGCAACGCCAAATATCTAGAGGGGTCGCTGGACGAGGTGATTACAAAAGGCGCCCGGGAGGCCAAGGAGCAATTGGCGTCGTATAAAGACGCCCCCCAGCTGGTGTTAGTGGAGGAGGGGGTGTGGGGAGTGGAGTACACCGTGCAAGTGCTGACTGACGGGGAGAGCGTATTCCCCTTCCCCCCAGTGCAAGACAACCCCCACGCCTACGAGCTGGGCCTGGGCCCCGAGTGCGGGGGGATGGGCACGGTGTCCCCTCTGCCCTTTATAGAGGAGGAGGAGTTTGAAGAGGCTGTGGCCGCGGTTAAGGCCACTGTAGAGGCCGTTTATAAAGAATTCGGGGTGAAGTACGTGGGAGTGCTCAGCGGCCAGATGATGTTGACGGCGCTTGGCCCCGTGGTGATTGAGTACTACAGCAGGTTCGGCGACCCGGAGGCGCTTAACGCCATATATCTATACGACGGGGACTTATACGACTTATTTATTAAAACTGTTACTGGCAAATTGCACCAAGCTGAGAGGCGGTTTAAAAACGTATATACGGTAGTGAAGGCGGTGGCCCCCGTTGGGTACCCCCTGGATAAGAAAACGGCCGCCGGGAGGCGTTTTGACGTCGACTGGGTGTTAGTGGAGAGGGAGGGGTGCCACGTCTTTTTCGGCTCCGCAGCGCCGAGCGAGAGGGGCGGGTATGAGACGCTGGGGTCAAGGGCCCTTGAGATATTAGCCCCGGGGAGCACCCCCGAGGAGGCCTATCAAAAGGCCGAGAGGTGCGCCGCGGCTGTAAAGGGCGATGGGCTTTACCACAGGAAGGACATAGGATCTCCCGAGTATATGAGAGAAATGGCGCGTAGGGCTGAGATGGTTAGGGCTGTTTACAAGTGGAGGAGGCAGATGGGCCTCTCCGAGGAGAGGCTGGTCTGGGAGCCCGGCAGGGGGCTTATCCGCTATAAGTAG
- a CDS encoding phosphoribosyltransferase family protein, translating into MSAGLFAIYSFQGPVNLYPFVYYGLRAMANRGDVAVAYVLGEGGDLRRVEVDFSKEAAGEARGIAAVGCVSTEECCRATEEGVYCAFGRDRVKLGAPSGDTVYVGLLKNGVVYAYRPPRLWHLAVGAHGFDFAIIATESSVIEILGGDLRRSLKGGELLKIHKFGVESAGGGPPREICAMELVYASRLDSVIDGVEIAEVRAKLGEALGKKAGRADVVIGVPDTGLYYAAWAARAAGAWHAPGFVSTIKKRSALLDEVKERISAIQLKANVVRHAVAGKRVLVVDDSIISGLTLRHIAQLIRVKAGAKEVHAATAAPPLRSQCPYGVKMPPESHMIFNHLDLKTATVALELDSFFHLDVEEFEKTVGMSVCTRCFVRP; encoded by the coding sequence ATGTCGGCGGGCTTATTCGCAATATACAGCTTTCAAGGCCCTGTCAATCTTTACCCGTTTGTGTACTACGGGCTCAGGGCCATGGCCAATAGGGGCGATGTGGCGGTGGCGTACGTCCTCGGGGAAGGCGGCGATTTGCGGAGGGTTGAGGTGGATTTTTCAAAAGAGGCCGCCGGGGAGGCCAGGGGGATTGCCGCCGTTGGTTGCGTGTCGACTGAGGAGTGTTGCCGCGCCACGGAGGAGGGGGTTTACTGCGCCTTCGGCCGGGACAGGGTGAAGCTGGGAGCGCCATCTGGCGACACTGTTTACGTCGGCCTTTTAAAAAACGGCGTGGTCTACGCATACCGGCCGCCGCGCCTCTGGCACTTGGCAGTGGGAGCCCACGGCTTTGACTTCGCCATTATCGCCACGGAGAGCTCAGTAATAGAGATTTTAGGCGGGGACTTGAGGAGGAGCTTGAAAGGCGGGGAGCTGTTGAAAATACATAAATTCGGCGTTGAGAGCGCCGGCGGCGGCCCCCCGAGGGAGATATGCGCCATGGAGCTGGTCTACGCCTCTCGTTTAGATAGCGTAATTGACGGGGTAGAAATAGCAGAAGTGAGGGCGAAGCTTGGGGAGGCGTTGGGGAAGAAGGCGGGGAGGGCGGACGTGGTAATTGGAGTCCCAGACACCGGCTTGTACTACGCGGCGTGGGCGGCAAGGGCTGCTGGCGCGTGGCACGCGCCGGGGTTTGTCTCAACTATTAAAAAGAGGAGCGCCTTGCTCGACGAGGTGAAGGAGAGGATCTCGGCAATACAGCTGAAGGCCAATGTGGTCAGACACGCAGTTGCCGGGAAGAGGGTTTTAGTAGTAGACGACAGTATTATCAGCGGCTTGACTCTGAGGCACATCGCCCAGCTCATCCGCGTTAAGGCGGGGGCCAAGGAGGTACACGCCGCCACGGCGGCCCCGCCGCTGAGGTCCCAGTGTCCCTACGGCGTGAAAATGCCGCCTGAGAGCCACATGATATTTAACCACCTCGACCTAAAAACGGCGACGGTTGCGTTGGAGCTAGACAGCTTCTTCCACCTAGACGTTGAGGAGTTTGAAAAAACTGTGGGCATGTCTGTGTGCACTAGGTGTTTTGTGAGGCCATGA